The sequence AGTTCACTTCCTTTCAAAATCGGGTAAAAAAATAGACACCTCATTTTTTGAAGTGTCTACCTATTAAATATTCAAATTTTATTGGAAGTATCTTTATATCTTCACTTTTCAAGGATAAATCGTCGTATCAAAGCTCATTCATAAGTAGTAAATTAGTAGTAAATTGAGTGGTTTTGACCTTGATAAAGTGTGATAAGTCCAGTTTTTATGCGGATAACTAGATTTTTATGCTATTTTTAAATTAAAAAAAGTCCATTTGTAACAATCCCAAGCTCCAATTACCAGCTAAATTGATATTCTCTTCATTTATAAATCCTGTCGTTTGTAATACTCCCTGATTGTAGGATGTTCTTGTTATATAATCATATTCTTTACCATCTACTAATTTATCAGAATTAAAGCTTGATGTTTTTTCAATATT comes from Fenollaria sporofastidiosus and encodes:
- a CDS encoding restriction endonuclease subunit S, giving the protein MLKKIDASLNEKLQNVEWGEFRVGDLFNIEKTSSFNSDKLVDGKEYDYITRTSYNQGVLQTTGFINEENINLAGNWSLGLLQMDFF